From one Microbacterium aurum genomic stretch:
- the recN gene encoding DNA repair protein RecN, producing MIEQMTLRDLGVIAQATLPIGPGFTAITGETGAGKTMVVTGLGLLLGARADSGVVRSGADQAVVEGVWIVPDAGAVSDRVSEAGGDVEAIGDGRAELYLGRTVTAEGRSRASVGGRSAPAGVLADLAEHLVVVHGQSDQLRLRSGAAQRDALDRFGGEEIAAALAAYRDAFARQRELAAELTELTERGAERAAEAEALRAALAQIEQVDPQPGEDVALAQRAERLANAEELRQAAAVAHDALSGDGDTPDVGILLAEARRALDRAARGDETLAAHAATLDDLGYRAADLATELSAYLADLDESGPHELAAVEERRAAVGALVRAHGSLDAALEVQRTGALRLAELDDDGDRIARLRAEEEAAASALDDLAVRLTALRRAAAERLSAAVTDELRALALPDARVEVQVTEGTASASGRDDVTILLAPHPGADLRPVARSASGGELSRVMLAIEVVIAGADSVPTFVFDEIDAGIGGAAAIEVGRRLARLAETSQVIVVTHLAQVAAFATNHLSVVKGSDGAVTASSVRALAGADREAEMARLLSGLPDSSVALEHARELLSLGHSRLIG from the coding sequence GTGATCGAGCAGATGACCCTGCGCGACCTCGGCGTGATCGCGCAGGCCACCCTCCCTATCGGTCCGGGTTTCACGGCGATCACCGGTGAGACCGGGGCCGGTAAGACGATGGTCGTGACGGGGCTCGGATTGCTGCTGGGTGCGCGTGCCGACTCGGGCGTCGTCCGCTCCGGCGCGGATCAGGCCGTCGTCGAGGGCGTGTGGATCGTGCCGGATGCCGGGGCGGTCTCCGATCGCGTGAGCGAAGCCGGCGGCGACGTCGAGGCGATCGGCGACGGCCGCGCCGAGCTCTACCTCGGGCGTACCGTGACGGCGGAGGGCCGCAGCCGCGCCAGCGTCGGCGGACGGTCGGCGCCGGCCGGTGTGCTCGCCGACCTCGCCGAGCACCTCGTCGTCGTCCACGGCCAGTCCGATCAGCTGCGGCTGCGTTCGGGCGCCGCGCAGCGCGATGCGCTGGACCGGTTCGGCGGCGAGGAGATCGCGGCGGCCCTCGCGGCCTACCGCGACGCGTTCGCCCGCCAGCGCGAGCTCGCGGCCGAGCTCACCGAGCTGACCGAGCGCGGCGCCGAGCGCGCCGCCGAGGCCGAGGCGCTGCGCGCGGCGCTCGCCCAGATCGAGCAGGTCGACCCACAGCCGGGGGAGGACGTCGCTCTTGCCCAGCGCGCCGAGCGCCTCGCCAACGCGGAAGAGCTGCGTCAGGCCGCCGCCGTCGCGCACGACGCGCTGTCCGGCGACGGGGACACGCCCGACGTTGGCATTCTGCTCGCCGAGGCGCGGCGCGCGCTCGACCGCGCCGCCCGCGGTGACGAGACGCTCGCCGCGCACGCCGCGACCCTCGACGATCTGGGCTACCGGGCCGCCGACCTCGCCACGGAGCTGAGCGCCTACCTCGCCGATCTCGACGAGTCCGGCCCGCACGAGCTCGCCGCCGTGGAGGAGCGCCGTGCCGCCGTGGGCGCACTCGTCCGCGCGCACGGCAGCCTCGATGCGGCCCTGGAGGTGCAGCGCACCGGTGCGCTGCGCCTGGCCGAGCTCGACGACGACGGCGATCGGATCGCGCGCCTGCGCGCAGAGGAGGAGGCCGCGGCATCCGCCCTGGACGACCTCGCCGTGCGGCTCACCGCGCTCCGGCGTGCGGCCGCCGAACGGCTGTCGGCGGCCGTCACCGACGAGCTCCGTGCCCTCGCGCTGCCCGACGCCCGCGTCGAGGTGCAGGTCACCGAGGGGACGGCGTCGGCATCCGGTCGCGATGACGTGACGATCCTGCTCGCACCGCACCCCGGCGCCGACCTCCGGCCGGTGGCCCGCAGCGCCTCCGGCGGCGAGCTCAGCCGGGTGATGCTGGCGATCGAGGTCGTGATCGCCGGTGCCGACAGTGTTCCCACATTCGTGTTCGACGAGATCGACGCCGGCATCGGGGGAGCGGCGGCCATCGAGGTCGGCCGGCGCCTGGCGCGCCTGGCGGAGACGAGCCAGGTGATCGTCGTGACGCACCTCGCCCAGGTCGCCGCCTTCGCGACCAACCATCTCAGCGTCGTCAAGGGCAGCGACGGCGCCGTGACCGCCTCGAGCGTGCGCGCGCTGGCGGGCGCCGACCGCGAAGCCGAGATGGCGCGCCTGCTGTCGGGACTGCCCGACTCGTCGGTGGCGCTCGAACATGCCCGGGAGCTGCTGAGCCTCGGCCACTCAAGACTGATAGGATGA
- a CDS encoding NAD kinase, with the protein MMGGTTQPTRNILVVAHARRDDTVAAARRVIAAVLASGARPVLAIDDPELVAALADLGPIAGLGADVDVADIEIAIVLGGDGTILRAAELVRGGTAPILGINMGHVGFLAEIEADVIDDAMRRVIDRDYEVEERMTLAVRVKDAAGEVIYDTWALNEATVEKAARERMMEVVIEIDRRPLSAFGCDGVVIATPTGSTAYNFSAGGPVIWPTVEAIAVVPLSAHALFARPLVVGPEATVAIEVLARTDGTGILWCDGRRSHDLPPGARVVVGRDPEPVRLARLHPAPFTDRLVRKFQLPVVGWRGPSSSPVSPVSPASPGTGAA; encoded by the coding sequence ATGATGGGCGGGACCACCCAGCCGACGCGGAACATCCTCGTCGTCGCGCACGCGCGCCGAGACGACACCGTCGCGGCGGCGCGTCGTGTCATCGCCGCCGTGCTCGCCTCGGGCGCCCGTCCTGTGCTGGCGATCGACGACCCGGAACTCGTGGCCGCGCTCGCCGACCTCGGCCCGATCGCGGGGCTCGGCGCGGACGTGGACGTCGCCGACATCGAGATCGCGATCGTCCTCGGCGGCGACGGCACGATCCTCCGCGCCGCGGAACTCGTCCGCGGGGGCACCGCGCCGATCCTCGGCATCAACATGGGTCACGTCGGCTTCCTCGCCGAGATCGAAGCCGACGTCATCGACGACGCCATGCGGCGGGTCATCGACCGCGACTACGAGGTCGAGGAGCGCATGACGCTGGCGGTGCGGGTGAAGGATGCCGCCGGGGAGGTCATCTACGACACCTGGGCGCTCAACGAGGCCACCGTCGAGAAGGCGGCGCGGGAGCGGATGATGGAGGTCGTCATCGAGATCGATCGCCGGCCGTTGTCGGCGTTCGGCTGCGACGGCGTCGTCATCGCGACGCCGACCGGATCGACCGCCTACAACTTCTCCGCCGGAGGACCGGTGATCTGGCCGACGGTGGAGGCCATCGCCGTCGTCCCGCTGTCCGCCCATGCCCTCTTCGCCCGTCCGCTCGTCGTGGGACCGGAAGCCACCGTGGCGATCGAGGTGCTCGCCCGCACCGACGGCACCGGCATCCTGTGGTGCGACGGCCGGCGCTCGCACGATCTGCCCCCCGGGGCCCGTGTCGTCGTCGGCCGCGATCCGGAGCCCGTGCGGCTCGCCCGGCTGCACCCGGCGCCGTTCACCGACCGCCTGGTGCGCAAATTCCAGCTGCCCGTGGTGGGGTGGCGCGGCCCGTCGTCGAGCCCGGTGAGCCCCGTGAGCCCCGCGAGCCCCGGGACGGGTGCGGCGTGA
- a CDS encoding TlyA family RNA methyltransferase, which yields MTQRLDAAVAARGLARSRTHAAQLITAGLVSVDGHPVVKASVKVGDDQQIAVAASDHYVSRAAHKLIAALDGFGVDVTGRQCLDLGASTGGFTQVLRERGAARVLAVDVGHGQLDPVIAADPGVTGVEGFNVRYMTAQSLAEAAGDGIRPEIVTGDLSFISLTLVLPAIAAVIGADAHVVLLVKPQFEVGRTGVREGLVTDAAGRADAVAGVLWAAWDAGLGTVGVLASPLAGTHGNREFLVHLRPRAAGADGGTETGNPTDYLQAVNRLAGAT from the coding sequence GTGACCCAGCGCCTCGATGCGGCCGTCGCCGCCCGGGGACTGGCCCGGTCGCGCACGCATGCGGCGCAGCTGATCACCGCCGGACTGGTGTCCGTCGATGGCCACCCCGTCGTCAAGGCGTCGGTGAAAGTGGGCGACGATCAGCAGATCGCCGTCGCCGCCTCCGACCACTACGTCAGCCGTGCCGCGCACAAGCTCATCGCCGCTCTCGACGGTTTCGGCGTCGACGTCACCGGGCGGCAGTGTCTCGACCTCGGTGCCTCGACGGGCGGCTTCACGCAGGTGCTGCGCGAGCGCGGCGCCGCGCGCGTGCTCGCCGTGGACGTGGGCCACGGGCAGCTGGACCCGGTGATCGCCGCCGACCCCGGCGTGACGGGGGTGGAGGGGTTCAACGTCCGCTACATGACGGCGCAGTCCCTCGCCGAGGCGGCGGGCGACGGCATCCGCCCCGAGATCGTCACCGGCGACCTCTCGTTCATCTCGCTGACGCTGGTGCTGCCCGCGATCGCCGCGGTGATCGGCGCCGACGCGCACGTCGTGCTGCTGGTCAAACCCCAGTTCGAGGTCGGCCGCACCGGCGTCCGCGAAGGTCTCGTGACGGATGCCGCCGGCCGCGCCGACGCCGTCGCCGGCGTGCTCTGGGCCGCATGGGACGCCGGTCTCGGCACCGTCGGCGTGCTCGCCTCGCCCCTCGCAGGCACGCACGGCAACCGGGAGTTCCTCGTGCACCTGCGTCCCCGGGCCGCCGGCGCGGACGGCGGGACCGAGACGGGCAATCCGACAGACTATCTGCAGGCTGTCAATCGACTGGCGGGAGCGACATGA
- a CDS encoding HAD-IIA family hydrolase, whose protein sequence is MALFGRRASRTPLDGVDAVLADLDGVVYAGPGALPHAIESLNAAATRGRRLGYITNNASRRDAVVAEHLRDLGLVATRPEDVVTSPQAAMRLLRERVPAGATILVVGGDGLVFEIEKAGFVVTRSADDAPAAVVQGFAPHVGWEHLAEASYALATPEDEGGIPWIATNTDWTIPQARGIAPGNGTLVSAVHTAVGRLAVVAGKPERPIFDEAVARFGARHPLFIGDRLDTDIAGAQTAGIDSALVLTGIDRPKHVLAAPPTSRPTYILADLRELHEEYPETVVRGEVTSVRDAAVRIDGADIHIVAAGTRPIDLVRAGAAAIWASGRAIYGFRVPEQLYADPFHRP, encoded by the coding sequence ATGGCGCTGTTCGGCCGTCGCGCGTCGCGCACACCCCTCGACGGCGTGGATGCCGTGCTCGCGGACCTCGACGGCGTAGTCTACGCCGGTCCCGGGGCGCTTCCGCATGCCATCGAGAGCCTCAACGCGGCTGCGACCCGCGGACGCCGGCTCGGCTACATCACCAACAACGCCTCCCGCCGAGACGCGGTCGTCGCGGAACACCTTCGCGATCTCGGCCTCGTGGCGACGCGGCCCGAGGACGTCGTCACGAGTCCGCAGGCGGCGATGCGCCTCCTGCGGGAGCGGGTGCCCGCCGGTGCGACGATCCTCGTCGTCGGTGGAGACGGCCTCGTCTTCGAGATCGAGAAGGCCGGCTTCGTCGTCACGCGCAGCGCCGACGATGCACCTGCGGCCGTCGTGCAGGGGTTCGCGCCCCACGTCGGCTGGGAGCATCTCGCTGAGGCGTCCTACGCGCTGGCGACACCGGAGGACGAGGGCGGCATCCCCTGGATCGCCACCAACACCGACTGGACGATTCCGCAGGCGCGCGGGATCGCACCGGGCAACGGCACGCTCGTCTCCGCCGTCCACACCGCCGTCGGGCGCCTCGCGGTCGTCGCCGGCAAGCCGGAACGGCCCATCTTCGACGAGGCCGTCGCCCGCTTCGGCGCCCGGCATCCGCTCTTCATCGGCGACCGGCTCGACACCGACATCGCCGGCGCGCAGACGGCGGGCATCGACTCGGCCCTCGTGCTCACCGGGATCGACCGGCCCAAGCACGTGCTCGCGGCGCCGCCCACCTCGCGCCCCACCTACATCCTCGCCGACCTGCGGGAGCTGCACGAGGAGTACCCCGAGACCGTCGTCCGCGGCGAGGTGACGAGCGTGCGCGACGCGGCGGTGCGGATCGACGGCGCCGACATCCACATCGTCGCCGCGGGTACCCGCCCGATCGACCTGGTGCGCGCCGGGGCGGCCGCCATCTGGGCGAGCGGGCGCGCGATCTACGGCTTCCGCGTTCCCGAGCAGCTCTACGCCGACCCGTTCCATCGACCCTGA